Below is a genomic region from Candidatus Paceibacterota bacterium.
CTTCTGATAGGAAAAATCCATATGATCTGCTGCATACAATATCTTCGAATCGGAAAATTTTTCCTTGAGATCCTTCGCTGCCGTCTGCGAAGCCTGTCCGAAGCAATGGTTATTCTCAACCAGAAGGAAAGTGGGTTTGTGATTGAAGCTGACATATTCCGGAAAACCGAGGATCTTCCTAAGCTGTACCTTTCCATCCTTGAAAAAATATTTGTACTGCATCGGAACGATCCTAAGCATCTTCAACTTGAAAGCAAGAAAAGTTCCGGGAAAATTCCCTCCCCGAAGAAGAGGCACCACGGCATCTATCTTGGTCCCGCTTTCCCTTACATATTTGTATACTTTCCCAAAAAGTGAATCCAGAGTCTGCCCATATTCACCCCAGGTTATCCTCGCAAAGTCCTCCCTCGTGTATTGCTCCGTATATGGCATATTTTTATTTTATTTATTATTTATAATATTTTCAACTATACGCTTCATATTTTCAGGCCTTAGGTCTGTCTTTTCCAGATCCTCCAGGGACAGCCACTCCGGCACATGCGACCCTTCATAGAGACCATTGTCTGCATATTCCGGACCATTGCCGCATCCGACTTCCCCTCCCAAGACCCGGCATATATGGAACCGGTGTTCCTGATCGACCCCATCAAAAGCGACAATCTCGCTGCAGACATATTTTTCACTCGCAACCTCGACCCCCAATTCCTCCATGCATTCTCTTTTCAACGCCATAATCTCATCTTCGTCCTCCTCATCCACTCCGCCTCCCGGAAAAACCCAATAGTCATCATCCGCCTTGATCCTGTGTATCAGCAAAATCTTGCCGTTTTCAACTATGATCGCCCTGACTCTTTTTTTCATTGATCGAATATTATTTTCTTGTAATTATATTTTTTCAGATCCTCCTCCAGCTCGTTGTATTTCATTCCGGCAAGAAATCCTCCCGCGAATGGAAGTTCCTGCGTGACATCGGCAAGACAAAAATCCGGCATCTTGAAATTGTCTTTTTCCGTCATAGTTTTAAATTCAAAATCCGCCAGAACCAAACCCTTCAATTCATCCTGAAAAATACCGATCTCCGCCATATGATCTTCGGACGGATAAAAATATCGCAATTTCCTGATCTTTCTTCCTTTGGCCTTTTCCAATATTTCAAATTCCTCACTGGAAAGCTTGATCGTATGTTCGTACTGGCACGAAGAATCTCTGCCTTCAACGGGAGTTTTTTTCGTTATCTCATAACTTTCCCCTCTTTTCCTTATTCTGAGGATCGGATGTCCCTCTTTTCGCGGAATATAGAGATCGCGGATCTCAACATGCTCGCAGTCCATCATATCCGAAGGTATTTTTTTGACCAGAAACGTTCTCTCAAGTTCTATTTCCATGCCATTATATCAGTTACTTTTATGTCATTTTAACATTTTTCTGACAGCTTAGCAACAATAAAAAATAGCCTTTTTAAAAGGCTATCGGTTATTATTCCATTTTGTTCAATGGCTTTATCGGATATCTTCCTCCGAAACATCCGCTGCAGATCCCGCAGTTATAGGTTCTTTTTACAACCTCATTGAGGCCTTGCAAGCTCAGATAGATAAGTTCGTCCGCCTCGATTATTTCCCTGATCTCTTCGATCGTTTTGTTGTAAGCTATGATCTGGCTTGTTTCCTGGTAGTCCATGCCGTTGGGACAGACATTCGTAATGGGAGGCGATGCGATGCACACTATCACTCTTTTTGCTCCTGCGCTTTTCAGCATTTGGACAATTATTTTCATTGTCGTGGATCTGACTATTGAGTCGTCAATGACTATAATGTCCTTCCCTACGACTTCGCCTTTCTTAAGGTGCAGTTTCTGCTCGACTATTCTCTTTCTTTCCTCGAAAGTCGGAGCCGTAAAAGACCTTGATTGAAGGATCTTGTAGCTGTGTGTCCTCTGGAATATCTCGTCGTACGGGATCTTAAGCTCTCTGGCAAGCCCTATGGCAGCGTGCTTTCCCGAATCGAGTATGGGTATCACGACTTCTCCTTTTATATGGGGATTCTCAAGAGCGATCTGGCGGCCTGTTTCTTTCCTGAAATCTTCATGATAGCAGCCGTGATACAGCGTTCTTGGATTGGAAAAATATATTCCTTCAAATATGCAAAAGCATTCATCAGGTTCGGCATACTTCAGCCTTGTGAAATCTTTCTTACCCTTTCGGAATATGATCATTTCTCCGGGCGGAACGTCGAACAGGAATTTCGCCTGTGGAAATTGATCAAAAGCGATCGTCTCAGAACAAACCAGATATCCTTTATCGCATTTGGCCACGCTTAGCGGACGAACTCCGAATCTATCCCTTATGGCATATAGCTTTTCCTCAGTGAGAATGAGCAGAGAATATGCCGCTTCAACTTGCGTTAATGCGTATATTATCGCTTCATCTATCGTCTTTTTTCCGGAATTCGCGATAAGATGCACCAGAAGTTCCGTATCCGTGGTTGATTGGAAAACCGCGCCTTTTTCGAGAAGCATGTCCTCGATCTTTCTCACATTTACGAGCGTTCCGTTGTGCGCGATCGCAAAAGAACCGTATTTCGATTTCTCGATAATGAGCGGCTGCACATTGGCAACATCCAGATGATTTCCCTGAGTGGGATAGCGATTATGGCCTATGGCGATCCTTCCCGGCAAACCGTCATTGAACGCATCCTGTTTATATTTGCTGAACTGGGTGCTCACCGATCCTATTCTTCTTTTTTGAAAAAAATTTCTTCCTCTTTTGCTGATTATGCCCACAGCGGATTCTCCTCTATGCTCCTGATGAAGGAGGCATTGAAAAACGCGATATGACGCGCTTTCTATATTCACGGCAGCGGCTAATGCGCAATTTTCCGGAAATATCTTCCTGAGATCAAAATTCGTTTCACCTTTTAAGCTTCCTTTCAGATATAACATGTTTTTTCTCCTTTTTTCGTCAACATTCGATTTTCAAATAGCACTTTCTCTTTATTCTAACAGATATGGCCACGCTTGCAAATGAAAAAAAATGGATCGTTGTCCATTTTGATGGGTCATATTTTTGTTCCCTCCGGGATCACTTTTGCGCAAGTTAAACATAGGATATAGGATACGTTTTGCACCTTTTTTACCTGAACATCGCGCTCCTTACAGCAGAATTCCGCAATGGGACACACCTCAAACATATCCTCGATCTCCTTCCTTAAATCTTCGTTTTCCATATTTTTGCTCACCTGATAAATAAATAGCATATTGATCGAGTTCTGACAATCCCCATGGCGGCAAATTCAGCACTGCGATCCGAAATCTTTTTCCGCATAGAAAAAAATGACTCTTAAAGTCATTAGTTTTTATTATTTTACCTTCTTTCCCAGATCGGAATTTCCAGCAGTCTTTCAATAATTTCATTTCCGAAATATGCCTTTGAATGATCCCTGATCTTCTTGTTCTTCATTATATATTCGAAGAAGATTCTTCCCGTATCGATATAGGAACTGTCAGTGGATAATTTTACTTCGTTAAACTCCACCAGCATCATCTGGTCATATGTGGGATTTTCTACATTCACGGTTCTTGCGGACATGAATCCGATCCTCAGCTTATCCCTCCTTAACATTCCGTATTCCTTCCGCATAAACTCGGATCCGAAAGACTCCGGCTCATAGATGTTGTCAAAATACCAATTCCAGACATCGTCGGGCACCTTCTTGAAATCCCGCCTTTGCCGGAAACTTACATAATTCATAAATCCTCGGAATGACAAATAGTGGGAAACGTGATTCCTTCTTGGAAATAGAACTTCATAGGTTCCCCTGTCATTAATTCCATCTCTGTAATACGGAGTGAGCTCGGTTTTATCGCTGAATCTGACGTATGCCACTTCCTCAAAGCTGAAAAATGCATGTTGCGGAAAGCCGATAGGCTTGGCGATCGTGACAGCCAGGGTCGGAACGAATTTCCGCCAATCGTCCTTGGGATGCGCGCAATCGAAATACACTTCTTCGCGCGCTTCCCCTTTTGCAAAACGGTCCTGAGAACCGGTTTTTCGCGACATGAAGCCATATGGCAGAGGCAAGGACAATTTTTCAATTGTGCCTTCTATGATATGTTTCATCCGGTCGAATTGGATGCGCTCTTCTGTGTAATGATGCCCATACAGGTTCTGCCTTTCTTCGCACGAGATTATATTCTCCGGAACAAGTCCGACTTCGATGCTTCGGGCCAGATGCGGAAATATATATATCGCGGAATAGAGAATTCCATTCAAAGCGTTGATCCGCTCATTCACTTCATCTCCGGTCAATTCGCCGCTTTTTTCCTTGAGCTCCGTAAAGAGTTTGTTTATTCGCTCATTCATTCCCTGAATGCCGTTCTCTTCGAACATCGAAAGATATGGCAGCATGAGAAGGAAGTGCTTGACCTTCACCTCAACATTCGAACCTATCTTTTTGTCCTGAAATTCCTGCAACTTCAAAAGAAGATACCTGGCATTGTGTTCGGCGCCGTCATAAACTATGCCAGTTCCCCTGCTTCCCGCAAGGACATGGCGCAATTCAAGCTGCACTTCACTGTGAGCCTTTTTTGCATCATCCTCCTGCCGGATAATGTTGTTCAACTCTTCCAAGAATTCACCTAGGGTGTTGTTAACGAACTTTTTTATTGCTTCATCTTCCATTATTTCGCCTCCATTTGAAATAAATTCATTATAGTTTCGCTAAATATGATTCTCTAGCGAACAGAACATGATAACATAAATCTATAAAATGTCAACGATCTTTTATACACTAAAAAAGACGCATTTTATACGTCTGATTTCAACCCGACGTTTCACTATTTCCCGTCAGAAGCACCACCTATATGCTTGAAAATATGCTTGCCGTATTTTGGATGCGCATTCCTTTCTTTCGCCAGTTTTTCATACTCCGCCTTGATGCTTTCGATCGGCGGAACATCCAATCCTTTCAGCTTCAAAAATACGAGCGGATCGAACACGGCTTCCCTTCCGATCATCACGCCCCTGCAGTCTTTGAACTTTTCGACGTCTTCTTTCGTTTTTATGTCCCCGTTTGCGATTATATTCTTTCCTGTTTTCACGCATTCGGCGATGACCGTCCAATCGGCCTTATCGGCATAGGTTTCTTTTGCATGCCGTGCATGCATAACGAAATAATCCGCATCGACATTATTTATGAGATTCAGATATACTTTTCTGTCCTTTTCGAATTGGTTTAGCCCGGGTCTCATTTTTATGCTCGCCTCATAGCCGAAGCTTTTGATCATATCAATAAGCTTTTTCACTTTTGAGATCCTTTTTATCATCGCCGCTCCATGACCGGAGCGCACTTCTTCCGGATCCGGACAGCCTAAGTTAAAATTGAATCCGCGGAATCCCTTTTCGGGCTTATACTCCGAAAGGAAACTGCGAAGAGAATCTTCTTTGTGGCCGATCAGCTGGATCGTGCAAGGAGTGTCGTCATAAAGCCTTATTCTTTCCCAAGCAAAGGGATCGCCTTTTGCCAGAGCCTCAAGGCTCGTCATTTCCGTGAAAGTCATATCCGCGCCATGGCAAATCGAACGGAAACATGAATCCGTCATATTCTCGATCGGCGCCAGCATATAATAGAATTTGTTTTCCATAAAGAATTGTTTATTTAATATTCATCCTAATCAGTATAAATTAGTAATCAATTTAATACAAGGCAAATGCATCCTCCGGGTCTCAGTCAAAATATCCGATCAAAAAATAAATGGGTTTATGCCGCAGCATTCACCCATTCGGTTTGCAACTCTGCCGTTGCTTGTTTTAAGGCCTCCAGCAGAAGATATGTGATCCTGCTCGAATCGTATTTTATCCCCGGCCAATGAAATGGCTGGCGATTCACTTCAACATTAATATCCCTTCCGTCTTCGAAATGAGACTGGAGATCCAACTTGATCTTCTGCTTCATTTTATTGATAGCTTTTTCTTCCTCTTCGTTAAGTTCTTCCATGGCCTTGCCTCCATTTGAATATACTTTTTGTTTCGATACTATTCCTGAACATAACATGAAAGTCTATCAGTTCCCTGAAAAAAGTCAAGCCTTCCCCCTGACAGCCTTCCCCCTGACAGAATTCTATATCGGACTATATGAAAAAAGAATATGAAAAAGTCATATTCCTGTTATTTTGATGTAGTGTTTTTCTCTATGGAAACGTTTATACCTGCCGATTTCAACATCTGCATCTGAGTGCTGTTTGAAGGATCGAGGGGCTTTGATCTTGTTACAAACCCCATAAGTACGTCCCAGGCCTCCAGTTGCTCCTTTAGTCCGGGATATACAACCGTTACATCGCCCGCGAAAGAGCCATCTCTGTTTCTTACAGCAAAGTTCTTGCCTCCGTCAACTGAGACCAAATTGTAATTCAGACCTTCAGTCCCGTTATAATTGGTCATTCCGCTTTTGAACACAATATGGCTTCTGTACCATTGCTGATCCTCTCGCATTCCCGAATCGAGATCCTGTTTCACCAGATATCCGGCAACAAATGTTATTGCCATAAGGATACATACTACCGCTATAGTTTTTTTGTCGAACAATTCAATAACCTCCTTGTCTTAATTTCCGACTTATCATTATAATATATTTTATACAAATGTCAAGAGCATGCCCTATCAGAACTTTACGCGCCTAACTAAAAATAAATCTTACCGGATCGGGAAATCTTCTGGCATTTTGTTCGATATCCTTTCCCGATCCATATCCATCAAGCTCGTCCCATAGATTCTTTTCCTCAATTTCACGATAATATTCTTCAGTGATCGCCTGAAGATGCAAATGCTCGAACCAATTTCCATTGAAAGGAGGTTTGCCGATTTTGGCAAAAACGTCGCCTATCCCGAACTCATCTCCAACCTCACATTCCACTTTCCTGTCCAAATGCGCATATATGAGATACAAAGACTCTGATCTATTCTTCAAAATAACTCTCGTCCCCCAGCCTCCCACTTCAGGATAATCATCGTCAATTTTGACCACTTCCGCATCAAAAGTCGCCGCGATCGGAGTTTCGGCTCGCGCGCTGATATCTATCCCTAAATGGACATAGATCTTTTTTTCATCAAGATAACTCCCCTTCCACAAAAAGCTCCTGTCTTCCATCCATCCGCCATAGGAAAGATCCAGATTATATTTCCCGTTGGTGTCATTGACCATTTCCCGGCACACATTCGGATCCAAAAACGAATCCTTTCCTTGATCAAACTTCTTGCCCGCGATCCACCTTCTCGCCTCAAGATCCAAATTCACATATCCGAATTTCTTGTTTTTTAGGGTTGGAAAAATCATATATAAGATTATTGAAAAAGATTACACAAAAACCAGCACGGCGAATGCCATGTTAAGGGTATGTCGACAAACTCACTAACGTCGCTTGTTAGCTTTTTGCCTGTTGCGCTTCGATGTGCTTGCCCTTGATCTCCTGGTGATGGTGGTGTGCTTCTTCATTCCTGTGCAAATTAAGATTATACCTAATTATACTCTTCTTGATCAACTCGGTACAATACAATTTTAAAAGCACCGAACTTATGATTTTGAATGTTTTATTTGCCTGATCCAAACGCAGACCTCCGTCACTTGTCTTGACTTTTCTTAATATTAATTTATACTGCCTTGTTGAGTTTATCATAAACTCTACGCGAAAAGAAGTTGATAAAATGAGATCAGTAAAAAGTGTATTTGAAGATTACGCAAAGATCGACGGATTTTTGAACGGA
It encodes:
- a CDS encoding CYTH domain-containing protein is translated as MEIELERTFLVKKIPSDMMDCEHVEIRDLYIPRKEGHPILRIRKRGESYEITKKTPVEGRDSSCQYEHTIKLSSEEFEILEKAKGRKIRKLRYFYPSEDHMAEIGIFQDELKGLVLADFEFKTMTEKDNFKMPDFCLADVTQELPFAGGFLAGMKYNELEEDLKKYNYKKIIFDQ
- a CDS encoding peptidoglycan DD-metalloendopeptidase family protein, translated to MIFPTLKNKKFGYVNLDLEARRWIAGKKFDQGKDSFLDPNVCREMVNDTNGKYNLDLSYGGWMEDRSFLWKGSYLDEKKIYVHLGIDISARAETPIAATFDAEVVKIDDDYPEVGGWGTRVILKNRSESLYLIYAHLDRKVECEVGDEFGIGDVFAKIGKPPFNGNWFEHLHLQAITEEYYREIEEKNLWDELDGYGSGKDIEQNARRFPDPVRFIFS
- a CDS encoding NUDIX domain-containing protein, which produces MKKRVRAIIVENGKILLIHRIKADDDYWVFPGGGVDEEDEDEIMALKRECMEELGVEVASEKYVCSEIVAFDGVDQEHRFHICRVLGGEVGCGNGPEYADNGLYEGSHVPEWLSLEDLEKTDLRPENMKRIVENIINNK
- a CDS encoding amidophosphoribosyltransferase, with the protein product MLYLKGSLKGETNFDLRKIFPENCALAAAVNIESASYRVFQCLLHQEHRGESAVGIISKRGRNFFQKRRIGSVSTQFSKYKQDAFNDGLPGRIAIGHNRYPTQGNHLDVANVQPLIIEKSKYGSFAIAHNGTLVNVRKIEDMLLEKGAVFQSTTDTELLVHLIANSGKKTIDEAIIYALTQVEAAYSLLILTEEKLYAIRDRFGVRPLSVAKCDKGYLVCSETIAFDQFPQAKFLFDVPPGEMIIFRKGKKDFTRLKYAEPDECFCIFEGIYFSNPRTLYHGCYHEDFRKETGRQIALENPHIKGEVVIPILDSGKHAAIGLARELKIPYDEIFQRTHSYKILQSRSFTAPTFEERKRIVEQKLHLKKGEVVGKDIIVIDDSIVRSTTMKIIVQMLKSAGAKRVIVCIASPPITNVCPNGMDYQETSQIIAYNKTIEEIREIIEADELIYLSLQGLNEVVKRTYNCGICSGCFGGRYPIKPLNKME
- a CDS encoding tRNA-dihydrouridine synthase family protein — translated: MENKFYYMLAPIENMTDSCFRSICHGADMTFTEMTSLEALAKGDPFAWERIRLYDDTPCTIQLIGHKEDSLRSFLSEYKPEKGFRGFNFNLGCPDPEEVRSGHGAAMIKRISKVKKLIDMIKSFGYEASIKMRPGLNQFEKDRKVYLNLINNVDADYFVMHARHAKETYADKADWTVIAECVKTGKNIIANGDIKTKEDVEKFKDCRGVMIGREAVFDPLVFLKLKGLDVPPIESIKAEYEKLAKERNAHPKYGKHIFKHIGGASDGK